The stretch of DNA GACGGATCCAACAATAATGATGACTCGCTCTCGATTCCGCGCCAGACCGTTCCTCCCGAAGCGGTCGCTGAATTCCAGATCGTGACCAACAATTTCAATGCCGAGCAGGGCCGCAACTCGGGTGCCGTCATCAACGTCATCACCAAGTCGGGAACCAACGAGTATCATGGAACGGTTCATTGGACCTGGGCGGGCAATGGCCTGAATGCTCTGACGCTTCAGCAAGAGCGCGTCTACCGGGGAGCATTACAGCAAGGTCTGTCCAAGCATCAGGCCTTGCGCTCGGCTAAGAATCCGACGGTGGAAAATCTGGGTGGCTTCACCATTGGCGGTCCGGTGGTGAAGGAGAAGACCTTCTTTTTCGGTTCCTATGACTTTGATCTGTTCCGCAGCACACTCGGATCGGCGGCTCGCAATGCCATCACCCGTGAGGGGTTGGATCTGCTGCGGGCCAATGCTGCCGCCCAGGGCTTCGCGCCGGAGGCGATTGATTTTCTGGCCAACACCTTCCCGGTGGCCAATGATTTTTCCACCCGGTTCAACGTGAACGTCGCGGCGGCCGGTCAACCGGCGCTGCTCATTCCCTTCGCTCGGTTCAATCGCGGAGCCGTCGAGACGCTCAAGTACGAGACGAACTTCCATCGCTTCCTCACGCGACTGGACCACAGGTTCAGCGATAAGGATCAGATCTTCGGCCGCTATCTCTTCGATGACAGCGATGATCCGGGAACACCGGCTTCCTTGCGCGGTCAGGAGATCGGGACGGCGGTGCGAAATCAGAGTCTGACGCTCGTGCACACTCACGTTTTCTCGCCTCGGGCGGTGAACGAGTTCCGCTTCGCCTACAATCGCCGGGCTATTACATTTCCGTTGGGAGAGACGGTGCGCCGCTTCGGAGCCTTCTCCATCGGAGGGGTGGGGGCGGCCTTCAACCTGGGGAACATCAACTTCCCGCAGTTCCGCACCGACAATATCTACCAGTACGCGGATAAGTACACCTACACCGTCGGTCGCCATTCTCTGCGAGCCGGTGTGGACATTCGTCGGGTGCAATTGAACTCGTTCTTCGCTCCGATTGTTGATGGTCAGGTGACTTATCCCAATTTGCGGGCGTTCCTGCGTGATGAAAACGCCACCTTCAATCAATACGCCGGAGAAGCCTACGTTCCCAGCCGGTTGACGGAGGTGGGCGCGTTTCTCCAGGATGATTTCCGTCTGACGACGAACCTGACGCTCAATCTCGGTATCCGCTACGAGTACACCGGCACTCCCTTCAACTTCTTCTCCAATGCGACGCCGGACATTAACAACTGGGGGCCGCGCTTTGGCTTCGCCTGGAATCCCAAGACGGAGGCGACGGGATTCTGGGGGCGATTGACAGGAGGCGACAAGCTGGTGATTCGCGGAGGATACTCGCTCACCTACGACCAGATCTTCCAGAACGTCCTGCTGAATACGTCACGGAACTTCCCGCGCGGCGTCCAGGTCGCTCTGGGTCCGATTTCGGGTCAACGCCTCTTCCTGCGCAGCAACTGGCCGTCGCCGCCGACGCCGGAGGATTTCGTTCGGCTGGGCGGAAATCCCGATCTTCTGCCCTACCGCTACTTCTCGCGGGACAAGCGCGTCAGCCAGCCTTACACGAATCAGTACAGTCTCACCCTCCAGCGGCAATTCCTCAAAGACTATGTGCTGAGCATCGGCTATGTCGGCACGCGGGCGTTGAAGCTCATCCGCGAGTACGAGACCAACATCGGATTCTTCAAAGCGGCGGTGGATCGCAATCCCTCGGTCTATCAGAGCGTCCTGCCGTTTTTGCAACTGACGACGCGCAGCGGACAGGCCGTCTACTTGAGAGACCCGGCGCGCGGTTCCATCCTCGTCGGGGATGGTCATGCGCAGTCCTGGTATAACTCGCTCCAGGTCTCCGTTGACAAGCGGCTGAGCCATGGCCTGCAATTCGGCGCGGCCTACACCTATTCCAGCTATATCAGCACGAGCGATGACATCCT from Blastocatellia bacterium encodes:
- a CDS encoding carboxypeptidase regulatory-like domain-containing protein, coding for MKRVALVTLIIGLVWALGAESLRAQTILGSLSGVVTDPRGDPIQGATVTIRNEETGLTRVLTTNETGFYRADSLPVGENYTVTVEHPGFKKEIRTGIAVRAVAITRVDIQLQVGEIAEVVEVTATAAELLERTEARVAKSIESRQVFELPGRNTLTGLALLVPGTVPNVPGMPGSGFATSGGRSRSNNFNLDGSNNNDDSLSIPRQTVPPEAVAEFQIVTNNFNAEQGRNSGAVINVITKSGTNEYHGTVHWTWAGNGLNALTLQQERVYRGALQQGLSKHQALRSAKNPTVENLGGFTIGGPVVKEKTFFFGSYDFDLFRSTLGSAARNAITREGLDLLRANAAAQGFAPEAIDFLANTFPVANDFSTRFNVNVAAAGQPALLIPFARFNRGAVETLKYETNFHRFLTRLDHRFSDKDQIFGRYLFDDSDDPGTPASLRGQEIGTAVRNQSLTLVHTHVFSPRAVNEFRFAYNRRAITFPLGETVRRFGAFSIGGVGAAFNLGNINFPQFRTDNIYQYADKYTYTVGRHSLRAGVDIRRVQLNSFFAPIVDGQVTYPNLRAFLRDENATFNQYAGEAYVPSRLTEVGAFLQDDFRLTTNLTLNLGIRYEYTGTPFNFFSNATPDINNWGPRFGFAWNPKTEATGFWGRLTGGDKLVIRGGYSLTYDQIFQNVLLNTSRNFPRGVQVALGPISGQRLFLRSNWPSPPTPEDFVRLGGNPDLLPYRYFSRDKRVSQPYTNQYSLTLQRQFLKDYVLSIGYVGTRALKLIREYETNIGFFKAAVDRNPSVYQSVLPFLQLTTRSGQAVYLRDPARGSILVGDGHAQSWYNSLQVSVDKRLSHGLQFGAAYTYSSYISTSDDILGAWLAQTLPANPIDARLDRGRSIYDRPHRLVINYVWDIPGYKGENGVLRQTLAGWRLSGITTFQSGTPYSVFNNNNALGILPGQITTIAFSQRVSINPAGDRSLVTGLGPDGRPLNPAAFWIVPGTNSGIVGNSGRNRFRTEGVNNFDMALVKEIRITESHSLHLRWEVFNVFNHRQYIYPPPNFLSETTLVGPTQPDLNLGWSHLGLTGATPGGRSMIFTLRYTF